A region from the Cuculus canorus isolate bCucCan1 chromosome 14, bCucCan1.pri, whole genome shotgun sequence genome encodes:
- the CLINT1 gene encoding clathrin interactor 1 isoform X1, which translates to MLNMWKVRELVDKATNVVMNYSEIESKVREATNDDPWGPSGQLMGEIAKATFMYEQFPELMNMLWTRMLKDNKKNWRRVYKSLLLLAYLIRNGSERVVTSAREHIYDLRSLENYHFVDENGKDQGINIRQKVKEMVEFAQDDDRLREERKKAKKNKDKYIGVSSDSVGGFRYSERYDPEPKSKWDEEWDKKPAFPFSDKLGELSDKIGSTIDDTISKFRRKDREDSPERCSDSDEEKSRRGKSPKAEFKDEEETVTTKHIHITQATETTTTRHKRTANPSKTIDLGAAAHYTGDKASPEQNVAAQPTAKASVPSGSKSSNDLVDLLFDGASQPVSTGGSADPFGGFADFNSAAASASFPSSQGTATSGNGDFGDWSAFNQASPCPSAASGELFSTTTQQPALDLFSSSQPASGQPPTASNSTDLFDLMGPSQTSMTVSQSMNFSMMSSSAVGVGLPMSRSQPLQSVNTMMPKPNPLYNASTEMVQKNTSKTLPSTWSDPSVNISLDNLVPGMQPSKPQQPSLNTMMQQQNMQQPMNVMTQNFAAVNLNPQPNAMPVRPQTSPLMGGPIPVGMGMPNVMSGTMGMTSMGPTPMMNQGMMGINMNMGVPATGMGLMGTIGMGVPNIAMTSLTPGTVQPKQDAFANFANFSK; encoded by the exons cacCAATGTGGTTATGAATTATTCAGAAATAGAGTCTAAGGTTCGAGAAGCAACCAATGATGATCCATGGGGACCTTCAGGGCAACTCATGGGAGAGATTGCCAA GGCTACATTTATGTATGAACAATTTCCAGAACTTATGAACATGCTTTGGACTAGAATGCTGAAAGACAATAAGAAGAACTGGCGGAGAGTTTATAAG tCTTTGCTGCTCCTAGCTTACCTCATAAGGAATGGATCAGAGCGTGTTGTTACAAGTGCCAGAGAACACATTTATGATTTGCGATCCCTGGAAAATTACCACTTTGTAG ATGAAAATGGCAAAGACCAAGGTATAAACATACGCCAGAAGGTAAAAGAAATGGTTGAATTTGCTCAGGATGATGATCGACTTcgagaagagaggaagaaggcaaagaagaacaaagacaaATATATTGGGGTTTCTTCGGACAGTGTTGGAGGTTTCAGATACA GTGAAAGATACGATCCTGAGCCCAAGTCAAAGTGGGATGAAGAATGGGATAAAAAACCAGCTTTTCCGTTCAGCGATAAGTTAGGTGAACTAAGTGACAAAATCGGAAGCACGATTGATGATACTATCAGCAAGTTCCGAAGGAAAGATAGAGAAGACTCTCCAGAAAGGTGCAG tgaCAGTGATGAGGAAAAATCAAGAAGAGGTAAATCTCCCAAAGCTGAATTTAAAGATGAAGAGGAAACTGTGACGACAAAACACATTCATATTACACAAGCTACAGAAACTACCACCACCAGACACAAACGCACAGCAAATCCTTCAAAAACTATTGACttgggagcagcagcacattATACAGGGGATAAAGCAAGCCCAGAACAGAATGTTGCTGCACAGCCTACAGCAAAG gcttccGTGCCCTCTGGCAGCAAGTCGTCTAATGACCTGGTTGATCTATTGTTTGATGGAGCTAGCCAGCCAGTCTCCACAG GTGGATCAGCTGACCCATTTGGAGGATTTGCTGATTTtaattcagctgctgcttcagcaaGTTTCCCATCATCGCAAG GTACAGCAACAAGTGGAAATGGAGACTTTGGTGACTGGAGTGCCTTCAATCAAGCTTCTCCTTGTCCTAGTGCTGCTTCTGGAGAGCTCTTCAGCACCACAACACAGCAGCCAGCTTTAGACCTCTTCAGTAGCTCACAGCCAGCTTCTGGCCAGCCTCCAACCGCTTCCAATTCTACTGACCTTTTTGATTTGATGGGCCCCTCTCAAACAAGCATGACCGTTTCACAGAGTATGAATTTCTCCATGATGAGCTCCAGCGCTGTGGgtgttggtttacccatgtcaAGGTCACAG cctctgcAAAGTGTGAACACGATGATGCCGAAGCCTAACCCTCTTTATAATGCAAGCACAGAGATGGTGCAGAAGAACACAAGCAAAACTCTACCCTCAACTTGGTCAGATCCCAGTGTAAATATCAGTTTGGACAATTTGGTACCTGGGATGCAGCCTTCCAAACCCCAGCAGCCATCACTTAATACCATGATGCAGCAACAAA ATATGCAACAACCTATGAATGTTATGACTCAAAACTTTGCAGCCGTGAACCTCAATCCTCAGCCTAACGCGATGCCTGTTCGACCCCAGACAAGCCCATTGATGGGAGGACCCATTCCTGTGGGGATGGGAATGCCCAATGTGATGTCAGGTACGATGGGAATGACCTCCATGGGACCCACGCCTATGATGAACCAGGGAATGATGGGAATAAACATGAACATGGGAGTACCAGCTACGGGAATGGGTTTGATGGGCACAATAGGAATGGGAGTACCCAATATCGCTATGACTTCTCTCACTCCTGGGACTGTACAACCCAAACAAGATGCCTTTGCAAATTTTGCCAATTTTAGCAAATAA
- the CLINT1 gene encoding clathrin interactor 1 isoform X2 has protein sequence MLNMWKVRELVDKATNVVMNYSEIESKVREATNDDPWGPSGQLMGEIAKATFMYEQFPELMNMLWTRMLKDNKKNWRRVYKSLLLLAYLIRNGSERVVTSAREHIYDLRSLENYHFVDENGKDQGINIRQKVKEMVEFAQDDDRLREERKKAKKNKDKYIGVSSDSVGGFRYSERYDPEPKSKWDEEWDKKPAFPFSDKLGELSDKIGSTIDDTISKFRRKDREDSPESDSDEEKSRRGKSPKAEFKDEEETVTTKHIHITQATETTTTRHKRTANPSKTIDLGAAAHYTGDKASPEQNVAAQPTAKASVPSGSKSSNDLVDLLFDGASQPVSTGGSADPFGGFADFNSAAASASFPSSQGTATSGNGDFGDWSAFNQASPCPSAASGELFSTTTQQPALDLFSSSQPASGQPPTASNSTDLFDLMGPSQTSMTVSQSMNFSMMSSSAVGVGLPMSRSQPLQSVNTMMPKPNPLYNASTEMVQKNTSKTLPSTWSDPSVNISLDNLVPGMQPSKPQQPSLNTMMQQQNMQQPMNVMTQNFAAVNLNPQPNAMPVRPQTSPLMGGPIPVGMGMPNVMSGTMGMTSMGPTPMMNQGMMGINMNMGVPATGMGLMGTIGMGVPNIAMTSLTPGTVQPKQDAFANFANFSK, from the exons cacCAATGTGGTTATGAATTATTCAGAAATAGAGTCTAAGGTTCGAGAAGCAACCAATGATGATCCATGGGGACCTTCAGGGCAACTCATGGGAGAGATTGCCAA GGCTACATTTATGTATGAACAATTTCCAGAACTTATGAACATGCTTTGGACTAGAATGCTGAAAGACAATAAGAAGAACTGGCGGAGAGTTTATAAG tCTTTGCTGCTCCTAGCTTACCTCATAAGGAATGGATCAGAGCGTGTTGTTACAAGTGCCAGAGAACACATTTATGATTTGCGATCCCTGGAAAATTACCACTTTGTAG ATGAAAATGGCAAAGACCAAGGTATAAACATACGCCAGAAGGTAAAAGAAATGGTTGAATTTGCTCAGGATGATGATCGACTTcgagaagagaggaagaaggcaaagaagaacaaagacaaATATATTGGGGTTTCTTCGGACAGTGTTGGAGGTTTCAGATACA GTGAAAGATACGATCCTGAGCCCAAGTCAAAGTGGGATGAAGAATGGGATAAAAAACCAGCTTTTCCGTTCAGCGATAAGTTAGGTGAACTAAGTGACAAAATCGGAAGCACGATTGATGATACTATCAGCAAGTTCCGAAGGAAAGATAGAGAAGACTCTCCAGAAAG tgaCAGTGATGAGGAAAAATCAAGAAGAGGTAAATCTCCCAAAGCTGAATTTAAAGATGAAGAGGAAACTGTGACGACAAAACACATTCATATTACACAAGCTACAGAAACTACCACCACCAGACACAAACGCACAGCAAATCCTTCAAAAACTATTGACttgggagcagcagcacattATACAGGGGATAAAGCAAGCCCAGAACAGAATGTTGCTGCACAGCCTACAGCAAAG gcttccGTGCCCTCTGGCAGCAAGTCGTCTAATGACCTGGTTGATCTATTGTTTGATGGAGCTAGCCAGCCAGTCTCCACAG GTGGATCAGCTGACCCATTTGGAGGATTTGCTGATTTtaattcagctgctgcttcagcaaGTTTCCCATCATCGCAAG GTACAGCAACAAGTGGAAATGGAGACTTTGGTGACTGGAGTGCCTTCAATCAAGCTTCTCCTTGTCCTAGTGCTGCTTCTGGAGAGCTCTTCAGCACCACAACACAGCAGCCAGCTTTAGACCTCTTCAGTAGCTCACAGCCAGCTTCTGGCCAGCCTCCAACCGCTTCCAATTCTACTGACCTTTTTGATTTGATGGGCCCCTCTCAAACAAGCATGACCGTTTCACAGAGTATGAATTTCTCCATGATGAGCTCCAGCGCTGTGGgtgttggtttacccatgtcaAGGTCACAG cctctgcAAAGTGTGAACACGATGATGCCGAAGCCTAACCCTCTTTATAATGCAAGCACAGAGATGGTGCAGAAGAACACAAGCAAAACTCTACCCTCAACTTGGTCAGATCCCAGTGTAAATATCAGTTTGGACAATTTGGTACCTGGGATGCAGCCTTCCAAACCCCAGCAGCCATCACTTAATACCATGATGCAGCAACAAA ATATGCAACAACCTATGAATGTTATGACTCAAAACTTTGCAGCCGTGAACCTCAATCCTCAGCCTAACGCGATGCCTGTTCGACCCCAGACAAGCCCATTGATGGGAGGACCCATTCCTGTGGGGATGGGAATGCCCAATGTGATGTCAGGTACGATGGGAATGACCTCCATGGGACCCACGCCTATGATGAACCAGGGAATGATGGGAATAAACATGAACATGGGAGTACCAGCTACGGGAATGGGTTTGATGGGCACAATAGGAATGGGAGTACCCAATATCGCTATGACTTCTCTCACTCCTGGGACTGTACAACCCAAACAAGATGCCTTTGCAAATTTTGCCAATTTTAGCAAATAA
- the CLINT1 gene encoding clathrin interactor 1 isoform X3, with protein sequence MNYSEIESKVREATNDDPWGPSGQLMGEIAKATFMYEQFPELMNMLWTRMLKDNKKNWRRVYKSLLLLAYLIRNGSERVVTSAREHIYDLRSLENYHFVDENGKDQGINIRQKVKEMVEFAQDDDRLREERKKAKKNKDKYIGVSSDSVGGFRYSERYDPEPKSKWDEEWDKKPAFPFSDKLGELSDKIGSTIDDTISKFRRKDREDSPERCSDSDEEKSRRGKSPKAEFKDEEETVTTKHIHITQATETTTTRHKRTANPSKTIDLGAAAHYTGDKASPEQNVAAQPTAKASVPSGSKSSNDLVDLLFDGASQPVSTGGSADPFGGFADFNSAAASASFPSSQGTATSGNGDFGDWSAFNQASPCPSAASGELFSTTTQQPALDLFSSSQPASGQPPTASNSTDLFDLMGPSQTSMTVSQSMNFSMMSSSAVGVGLPMSRSQPLQSVNTMMPKPNPLYNASTEMVQKNTSKTLPSTWSDPSVNISLDNLVPGMQPSKPQQPSLNTMMQQQNMQQPMNVMTQNFAAVNLNPQPNAMPVRPQTSPLMGGPIPVGMGMPNVMSGTMGMTSMGPTPMMNQGMMGINMNMGVPATGMGLMGTIGMGVPNIAMTSLTPGTVQPKQDAFANFANFSK encoded by the exons ATGAATTATTCAGAAATAGAGTCTAAGGTTCGAGAAGCAACCAATGATGATCCATGGGGACCTTCAGGGCAACTCATGGGAGAGATTGCCAA GGCTACATTTATGTATGAACAATTTCCAGAACTTATGAACATGCTTTGGACTAGAATGCTGAAAGACAATAAGAAGAACTGGCGGAGAGTTTATAAG tCTTTGCTGCTCCTAGCTTACCTCATAAGGAATGGATCAGAGCGTGTTGTTACAAGTGCCAGAGAACACATTTATGATTTGCGATCCCTGGAAAATTACCACTTTGTAG ATGAAAATGGCAAAGACCAAGGTATAAACATACGCCAGAAGGTAAAAGAAATGGTTGAATTTGCTCAGGATGATGATCGACTTcgagaagagaggaagaaggcaaagaagaacaaagacaaATATATTGGGGTTTCTTCGGACAGTGTTGGAGGTTTCAGATACA GTGAAAGATACGATCCTGAGCCCAAGTCAAAGTGGGATGAAGAATGGGATAAAAAACCAGCTTTTCCGTTCAGCGATAAGTTAGGTGAACTAAGTGACAAAATCGGAAGCACGATTGATGATACTATCAGCAAGTTCCGAAGGAAAGATAGAGAAGACTCTCCAGAAAGGTGCAG tgaCAGTGATGAGGAAAAATCAAGAAGAGGTAAATCTCCCAAAGCTGAATTTAAAGATGAAGAGGAAACTGTGACGACAAAACACATTCATATTACACAAGCTACAGAAACTACCACCACCAGACACAAACGCACAGCAAATCCTTCAAAAACTATTGACttgggagcagcagcacattATACAGGGGATAAAGCAAGCCCAGAACAGAATGTTGCTGCACAGCCTACAGCAAAG gcttccGTGCCCTCTGGCAGCAAGTCGTCTAATGACCTGGTTGATCTATTGTTTGATGGAGCTAGCCAGCCAGTCTCCACAG GTGGATCAGCTGACCCATTTGGAGGATTTGCTGATTTtaattcagctgctgcttcagcaaGTTTCCCATCATCGCAAG GTACAGCAACAAGTGGAAATGGAGACTTTGGTGACTGGAGTGCCTTCAATCAAGCTTCTCCTTGTCCTAGTGCTGCTTCTGGAGAGCTCTTCAGCACCACAACACAGCAGCCAGCTTTAGACCTCTTCAGTAGCTCACAGCCAGCTTCTGGCCAGCCTCCAACCGCTTCCAATTCTACTGACCTTTTTGATTTGATGGGCCCCTCTCAAACAAGCATGACCGTTTCACAGAGTATGAATTTCTCCATGATGAGCTCCAGCGCTGTGGgtgttggtttacccatgtcaAGGTCACAG cctctgcAAAGTGTGAACACGATGATGCCGAAGCCTAACCCTCTTTATAATGCAAGCACAGAGATGGTGCAGAAGAACACAAGCAAAACTCTACCCTCAACTTGGTCAGATCCCAGTGTAAATATCAGTTTGGACAATTTGGTACCTGGGATGCAGCCTTCCAAACCCCAGCAGCCATCACTTAATACCATGATGCAGCAACAAA ATATGCAACAACCTATGAATGTTATGACTCAAAACTTTGCAGCCGTGAACCTCAATCCTCAGCCTAACGCGATGCCTGTTCGACCCCAGACAAGCCCATTGATGGGAGGACCCATTCCTGTGGGGATGGGAATGCCCAATGTGATGTCAGGTACGATGGGAATGACCTCCATGGGACCCACGCCTATGATGAACCAGGGAATGATGGGAATAAACATGAACATGGGAGTACCAGCTACGGGAATGGGTTTGATGGGCACAATAGGAATGGGAGTACCCAATATCGCTATGACTTCTCTCACTCCTGGGACTGTACAACCCAAACAAGATGCCTTTGCAAATTTTGCCAATTTTAGCAAATAA